One genomic region from Terriglobus aquaticus encodes:
- a CDS encoding CDP-alcohol phosphatidyltransferase family protein yields MTLLEQIRATPNLLTLLRLFLIPFLVINLLDHHNGVALLLFVLAGMSDALDGQIARRWGQSTRLGQYLDPIADKLLLSTLFLTVTHMRLVPQYVTVLVFARDLGILLISTLLYATNTMRDFRPSLLGKLNTLLQLATVLVVLVEAVQPTEPWWTVRGWMLIAVAWLAPLSAAQYAWIVTRTVSADSTPSRAEGASGTPSPAAVTADGTMLPLDDAAEVQPAHTESSARVLAQPNGDAL; encoded by the coding sequence ATGACGTTGCTGGAACAGATTCGCGCGACACCCAACCTGCTGACACTGCTGCGACTGTTTCTGATCCCGTTTCTGGTGATCAACCTCCTGGATCACCACAACGGCGTAGCGCTGCTGCTGTTTGTGCTGGCGGGGATGTCCGACGCGCTGGACGGACAGATTGCGAGGCGGTGGGGGCAGTCGACACGGCTGGGCCAGTATCTGGACCCGATTGCGGACAAACTGCTGCTGAGCACCCTGTTTCTGACGGTGACGCATATGCGGCTGGTGCCGCAATACGTAACGGTGCTGGTCTTTGCGCGAGACCTGGGCATTCTGCTGATCAGCACGCTGCTGTATGCGACGAACACGATGCGGGACTTCAGGCCCAGCCTGCTGGGCAAGCTGAACACGCTGCTGCAACTGGCGACCGTGCTGGTGGTGCTGGTAGAGGCGGTACAGCCGACGGAGCCTTGGTGGACGGTGCGGGGATGGATGCTGATTGCGGTGGCGTGGCTGGCACCGCTGTCGGCGGCGCAGTATGCGTGGATCGTGACGCGAACGGTGAGCGCAGATTCGACGCCGAGCCGGGCGGAAGGCGCGTCCGGCACACCTAGCCCGGCGGCGGTGACGGCGGATGGAACGATGCTGCCGCTGGACGATGCCGCAGAGGTGCAGCCCGCTCACACAGAGTCTTCGGCACGGGTGCTCGCTCAGCCAAACGGAGATGCCTTGTAG
- a CDS encoding PEP-CTERM sorting domain-containing protein, with protein MLSFRNALRFCCAFALVFCPLLVHADTLNLVSTTGGSVNGEDIYPYNFSINGSSSLTSLVCLDYNRQVSIGEQWQVSVQSLDLGSSQTAIDYRTDAILYYVFGQYGLSNSDVQYAIWSIFDPDITSNTGFTSTSQTLVDYASYYAADPDVINSGFFSNFVLYTPTADQTGWTNGTPQEFIGAASAAPTPEPSSLALLGTGLISTALSFRKRFAARAEEVA; from the coding sequence ATGCTTTCTTTCCGTAATGCCCTGCGTTTTTGCTGTGCTTTCGCTCTCGTCTTCTGCCCGCTCCTGGTCCACGCTGACACCCTGAACCTCGTCTCCACCACAGGAGGCAGTGTTAATGGCGAAGATATCTACCCTTATAACTTCAGCATCAATGGAAGTAGCTCACTTACTTCGCTGGTTTGTCTCGACTACAACCGCCAGGTCAGCATCGGCGAGCAGTGGCAGGTGAGTGTCCAGAGCCTGGACCTGGGATCGTCCCAGACCGCCATTGACTACCGCACGGATGCCATCCTCTACTACGTCTTCGGCCAGTACGGCTTGTCCAACTCCGACGTTCAGTACGCCATCTGGAGCATCTTCGATCCGGACATCACCTCGAACACCGGCTTCACCAGCACCTCGCAGACCCTGGTGGACTACGCGTCGTACTATGCCGCCGACCCTGATGTGATCAATTCGGGCTTCTTCTCGAACTTCGTCCTCTACACGCCCACCGCGGACCAGACCGGCTGGACAAACGGCACGCCGCAGGAGTTCATCGGCGCCGCCTCCGCCGCTCCCACGCCTGAGCCTTCCAGCCTGGCCCTGCTCGGTACGGGTCTGATCAGCACCGCTCTGTCGTTCCGCAAGCGGTTCGCCGCACGCGCGGAGGAGGTTGCCTAA